One segment of Panicum virgatum strain AP13 chromosome 3K, P.virgatum_v5, whole genome shotgun sequence DNA contains the following:
- the LOC120700725 gene encoding uncharacterized protein LOC120700725: MAMRYIKLSNCGTAASQGRDADDVEIAATILVVGTKRRWGGSTPGHKTYKRDREGANKILNAEYFVEHPIYNPDHFRQRYRMRESLFLWIVDKVTEADSYFKQKRNCAGQRGFSPIHKCTIAIRMLAYGSIADSLDEYLQMGESNVLETLKCFVRTIANVFGEEWIRPPTELELQHILKVNEARGFPGMVGSIDCMHWEWSSCPTALHGMYKGHKGKPTMILEAVVTKDLRFWHAYFGLPGSHNDINVLQRSPVFDDLANGRAPPVEFNVNDNIYNIGYYLADGIYPDWATLIKTISAPISNKHKVYAE, from the exons ATGGCGATGAGGTATATTAAGCTTTCAAACTGTGGAACGGCTGCTAGTCAGGGGAGAGATGCTGATGATGTTGAGATAGCTGCAACAATTCTCGTTGTTGGGACAAAACGTCGATGGGGAGGTTCAACACCGGGTCACAAGACATACAAGCGCGACCGTGAAGGTGCTAACAAAATATTGAATGCTGAATATTTTGTTGAACATCCAATTTACAACCCAGATCATTTCCGCCAGAG GTACCGAATGCGGGAGAGTTTGTTCCTTTGGATTGTCGATAAGGTTACTGAAGCGGACTCCTACTTCAAACAAAAACGAAATTGTGCTGGTCAGCGAGGATTTTCCCCCATCCACAAATGCACGATTGCAATTAGAATGCTAGCTTATGGTAGCATTGCTGATTCATTGGATGAGTATCTTCAGATGGGTGAGAGCAATGTATTGGAGACATTGAAGTGTTTTGTCAGAACAATAGCAAATGTTTTTGGGGAAGAATGGATTAGGCCACCAACAGAACTGGAGTTACAACATATACTAAAGGTTAATGAGGCAAGAGGATTTCCTGGAATGGTTGGCAGCATAGACTGTATGCATTGGGAGTGGTCTAGTTGCCCCACTGCTTTGCACGGGATGTACAAGGGCCACAAAGGGAAGCCAACTATGATTCTAGAGGCTGTGGTGACTAAGGACCTCAGGTTTTGGCATGCATACTTTGGATTACCTGGATCCCATAATGATATTAATGTGCTGCAGCGATCACCGGTTTTTGATGATTTAGCTAATGGCAGAGCACCTCCGGTTGAGTTCAATGTGAATGACAACATTTACAATATTGGTTATTACCTAGCTGATGGGATATATCCAGATTGGGCTACCTTAATCAAGACAATTAGTGCACCCATAAGTAACAAGCACAAGGTGTATGCAGAGTGA
- the LOC120698380 gene encoding exocyst complex component EXO70B1-like, producing MAEDGEEKLLATVQHIVQTLGSSDTMTEDILKVFSNYDGRLSLDKLYAARAAAAAAASGGGGGGGGAGGIGGEHSMPASPPLPPPPAAAAAVSAAGARPPVTSMERTVRTLDRQISQFVAMDRLIWADSADADAFLEAVDDLIGTVQELDAAGTNRALLDRADELLSRCMARLEDEFRALIERPDDAAPVVPGGFGSDGSDEEDDFGGGDGYGDEPIPIAKPVTDYDVVIDALSPGSIANVHQIAKRMVDAGFGRECAEAYAEARRSFVDESVARLGIRPRTAEEVHASPWEELEFDIARWIPAFNMVFRILIPSERRLCDRVFDGLAPFGDLAFIAAVRTQALQLISFGDAISSSSRAPERLFRVVDMYEAVRDILPDLDPVFSDPYSATLRAEVSTMCNTLGSSIKGIFMELENLIRRDPARVAAPGGGIHPITRYVMNYLRAACGSRQTLEEVMEGDLGVNGGAPVAVDPDRPTSSLAVHIAWIMDVLHKNLDTKSKIYRDPSLASIFLLNNGKYIIQKVNDSELGVLLGDEWIKQMTTRVRRWSVDYQRTTWGKVTTVLQTGSPGIGGLPAKAMLQKLRMFNTYFEEIFATQSEWVIADEQLRVDIRAAVEDSVMPVYASLIAKLKSSPETGRDLYIKYTPEDVVARIHHLFEGAAK from the coding sequence ATGGCGGAGGACGGCGAGGAGAAGCTGCTCGCCACGGTGCAGCACATCGTGCAGACGCTGGGGAGCAGCGACACCATGACGGAGGACATCCTCAAGGTCTTCTCCAACTACGACGGCCGCCTCTCACTCGACAAGCTctacgccgcgcgcgccgccgcggccgcggccgcgtctggcggcggcggcggaggaggaggggcgggggGAATCGGAGGGGAGCACTCGATGCCCGCGTCCCCGCCGCTGCCCccgcctcccgcggcggcggccgcggtgtCGGCCGCGGGGGCGAGGCCGCCGGTGACGTCCATGGAGCGCACCGTGCGCACGCTGGACCGCCAGATCTCGCAGTTTGTGGCCATGGACCGGCTGATTTGGGCGGACTCGGCCGACGCGGACGCGTTCCTGGAGGCGGTCGACGACCTCATCGGCACCGTgcaggagctcgacgccgcGGGGACCAACCGCGCCCTGCTCGACCGCGCGGACGAGCTGCTCAGCCGGTGCATGGCGCGGCTGGAGGACGAGTTCCGGGCGCTCATAGAGCGCCCCGACGACGCCGCCCCCGTGGTGCCCGGCGGGTTCGGGTCGGATGggagcgacgaggaggacgacttcggcggcggggacggctaCGGCGACGAGCCGATTCCGATCGCCAAGCCGGTGACGGACTACGACGTCGTCATCGACGCTCTATCGCCGGGCTCCATCGCCAACGTGCACCAGATCGCCAAGAGGATGGTGGACGCCGGCTTCGGCCGTGAGTGCGCCGAGGCATACGCCGAGGCGCGCCGCAGCTTCGTCGACGAGAGCGTTGCGCGCCTCGGCATCCGCCCCCGCACCGCCGAGGAGGTCCATGCCTCACCCTGGGAGGAGCTCGAGTTCGACATCGCTCGCTGGATCCCGGCCTTCAACATGGTGTTCCGCATCCTGATTCCCAGTGAGCGCCGCCTCTGTGACCGCGTTTTCGACGGCCTCGCCCCCTTCGGGGACCTTGCCTTCATTGCCGCCGTGCGCACCCAGGCGTTGCAGCTCATATCGTTCGGCGACGCTATCTCTTCATCAAGCCGCGCTCCGGAGCGCCTCTTCCGCGTCGTTGACATGTACGAGGCTGTGCGTGACATCCTTCCTGACCTTGATCCTGTGTTCTCCGACCCGTACTCTGCTACACTCCGCGCGGAGGTCTCGACGATGTGCAACACACTGGGGTCCTCAATCAAAGGTATATTTATGGAATTGGAAAACCTCATCCGCCGTGACCCTGCCCGAGTTGCTGCCCCTGGTGGTGGCATACACCCCATCACTCGGTATGTTATGAACTATCTCCGTGCTGCGTGTGGGTCGCGGCAGACATTGGAAGAGGTGATGGAAGGTGACTTGGGGGTTAATGGAGGAGCGCCTGTGGCTGTTGACCCTGACCGCCCCACCTCATCCCTTGCTGTGCACATAGCATGGATCATGGATGTTCTTCACAAGAATTTGGATACAAAGTCTAAGATTTATCGTGATCCGTCACTTGCTTCTATCTTCTTGTTGAACAATGGCAAGTACATCATACAGAAGGTGAATGACAGTGAGTTAGGTGTTTTACTTGGTGATGAGTGGATCAAGCAGATGACAACTAGAGTTCGCCGCTGGAGCGTGGATTATCAGCGGACAACATGGGGCAAGGTTACAACTGTGCTGCAAACTGGTAGTCCAGGCATTGGTGGACTCCCAGCCAAGGCGATGCTGCAGAAATTGCGTATGTTTAATACATACTTTGAGGAGATCTTTGCGACACAATCAGAATGGGTGATAGCAGATGAACAGCTAAGGGTGGACATTAGGGCAGCAGTGGAGGATTCAGTGATGCCAGTTTATGCCTCTTTAATTGCCAAGTTGAAGTCTTCTCCTGAAACTGGGCGTGATTTGTACATCAAATACACCCCAGAAGATGTTGTAGCCCGCATCCATCACTTGTTTGAAGGAGCAGCAAAGTGA
- the LOC120701326 gene encoding uncharacterized protein LOC120701326, translating to MAVRGRGRGSGAHPRRVPVERSDAGVVEGEEESSDDGGVVVEDEVGGDGPVVVEEEEANDDGPVAEEDENVGGVAEQDQEAGGARGEQRRRATEAQETPATISIQGWIALDVHDSYCHSYRLHESGKNEQDRIDDAVRMYEAVEPFQFMHCWKILLNESKWNDKVLELNSNSAGTWGEGSSQANTAPTAVAEEGNENSIPARPAGRDSTKRKRVADASSSSTAVDVLQRIHDC from the exons ATGGCGGTGCGCGGCCGTGGGAGGGGCAGCGGCGCTCACCCGCGCCGCGTGCCGGTCGAGCGCAGCGACGCTGGCGtggtggagggggaggaggagtccagcgacgacggcggcgtggtggtggaggatgaggtcggcggcgacggccccgtggtggtggaggaagaggaggccaaCGATGACGGACccgtggcggaggaggacgagaaCGTCGGCGGGGTCGCGGAGCAGGACcaggaggcgggcggcgcgcggggcgagcagcggcggcgagcgactGAAGCACAAGAAACACCCGCGACG ATTAGTATTCAAGGTTGGATAGCGCTTGATGTCCACGATTCATATTGTCATTCATATCGTCTTCATGAGAGTGGGAAGAATGAACAAGACAGG ATTGACGATGCAGTCCGTATGTACGAGGCTGTGGAACCTTTCCAATTCATGCATTGCTGGAAAATCCTCCTAAACGAATCAAAATGGAATGACAAGGTTTTGGAGCTCAACAGCAACTCTGCAGGGACATGGGGGGAAGGTTCTTCACAAGCAAACACAGCTCCTACTGCAGTGGCAGAGGAAGGTAATGAGAATAGTATTCCTGCTAGACCAGCAGGAAGAGATAGTACTAAAAGAAAGAGAGTTGCAGATGCTTCCTCATCCAGCACAGCAGTTGATGTGCTTCAACGCATTCACGACTGCTGA
- the LOC120698379 gene encoding PRA1 family protein B2-like, which yields MASAPTPPPLLPVTNSAPGSSPATAGGSDAPIAQPAFRLFLSRVSDAARRSLSDRRPWGELLDRSAFSKPDSVSDATSRLRRNLAYFRVNYAAVVAFALGASLLAHPFSLLILLGLLAAWCFLYLFRASDQPVVLFGRTFSDRETLMGLVGASFVLLFFTSVASLIISGLLVGGALVAAHGAFRVPEDLFLDEPNAAAGNSAAQGLLSFLGAPGSGV from the coding sequence ATGGCCTCGgcaccgacgccgccgcccctcctcccggTGACCAACTCCGCCCCCGGATCGTCCcctgccaccgccggcggctCCGACGCGCCGATCGCGCAGCCGGCCTTCCGTCTCTTCCTGAGCCGGGTCTCCGACGCGGCTCGGCGTTCGCTGTCCGACCGCCGGCCGTGGGGGGAGCTCCTCGACCGCTCGGCGTTCTCCAAGCCGGACTCCGTCTCCGACGCCACCTCCCGCCTGCGCCGCAACCTCGCCTACTTCCGCGTCAACTACGCCGCCGTGGTCGCCTTCGCGCTGGGGGCCTCGCTCCTGGCGCACCCCTTCTCGCTCCTCATCCTCCtgggcctcctcgccgcctgGTGCTTCCTCTACCTCTTCCGCGCCTCCGACCAGCCCGTCGTCCTCTTCGGCCGCACCTTCTCCGACCGCGAGACGCTGATGGGGCTCGTCGGCGCGTCCTTCGTCCTGCTCTTCTTCACCTCCGTCGCGTCGCTCATCATCTCCGGGCTGCTCGTCGGCGGGGCCCTCGTCGCGGCGCACGGCGCGTTCCGCGTGCCCGAGGACCTCTTCCTCGACGAGCCCAACGCGGCTGCAGGGAACAGCGCTGCCCAAGGTCTGCTGTCCTTCCTCGGGGCACCCGGATCTGGCGTTTGA